A genomic segment from Pelobates fuscus isolate aPelFus1 chromosome 7, aPelFus1.pri, whole genome shotgun sequence encodes:
- the ATP6V1G3 gene encoding V-type proton ATPase subunit G 3: MASQSQGIQQLLQAEKRAKDKLEEAKKRKNKRLKQAKDEATADIDQYKIKRETDFRRIQTSIMGSQGNLAVKIEEQTTEKIHAYNANYQKYRELVVKEMLDLVCDIKPEIHVNYQVKG; this comes from the exons ATGGCCAGCCAGTCCCAGGGAATCCAGCAGCTCCTACAGGCTGAAAAAAGAGCGAAAGACAAATTAGAAGAGGCAAAGAAAA GAAAAAATAAGCGTTTGAAGCAAGCAAAAGATGAGGCAACAGCAGATATCGACCAGTATAAGATTAAAAGAGAGACCGACTTCCGTCGCATCCAGACTTCG ATAATGGGGTCTCAGGGTAACTTGGCAGTGAAGATAGAggaacagaccacagaaaagatTCACGCCTACAACGCAAACTACCAGAAATACAGGGAGCTGGTGGTAAAAGAAATGTTGGACCTGGTGTGTGACATTAAGCCAGAAATCCATGTCAATTACCAAGTAAAGGGGTAA